A window of Periplaneta americana isolate PAMFEO1 chromosome 7, P.americana_PAMFEO1_priV1, whole genome shotgun sequence contains these coding sequences:
- the LOC138702650 gene encoding uncharacterized protein encodes MENKCDICGKTFSHKWRLTAHVKNKHSAIGYKCDICSKDYSSKDILARHIKEYHSTTRFKCKLCGTVGKVERHMVQHVKNHNMVTDAKGAYEKVNGVGNATLVMNTARVDSMPPSTSASEMITSPFSGVVAIPTSTSGMVAQPTSGADAVPMVASKSSQVCSGSVFALSERAFKNRLKTYIALNLTNHESELKDILECVTDEMQDILKRHLSEYSALKFNIFVECMFASVHNETIFHNFKSKHDVLYQYSDIREFINKQKEKILKEFEECSMKGSGLFYVKLHKLELRVNKYTPLMGGSAHIELPQRYKNSKSLVNIANSDIYCFKYCILSKYVDRDKNFTFSYENRPDLECKYDWCIDFPVGIKDIAKFEKRNDISINVFALDENDDVFPLRMCEKELPDHRDLLYITH; translated from the exons atggaGAACAAATGCGACATTTGTGGCAAAACATTTTCACATAAATGGAGATTAACAGCACATGTGAAGAACAAACATAGTGCGATAGGGTACAAATGCGATATTTGTTCAAAAGACTATTCATCCAAAGACATTTTAGCACGACACATAAAAGAATATCACAGCACAACCAGGTTCAAGTGCAAACTATGTGGTACAGTTGGCAAAGTCGAAAGACATATGGTCCAGCATGTGAAAAACCATAATAtg GTTACAGATGCCAAAGGGGCTTATGAGAAAGTGAATGGAGTTGGAAACGCTACACTTGTCATGAACACCGCACGGGTAGATTCTATGCCACCATCTACCTCTGCATCCGAAATGATTACGTCACCTTTCTCGGGAGTAGTTGCTATCCCAACATCAACATCTGGGATGGTTGCACAACCGACCTCTGGAGCGGATGCTGTCCCAATGGTGGCGTCAAAATCCAGTCAAGTATGTTCAGGATCTGTGTTTGCGTTATCGGAAAGAGcattcaaaaatcgtttgaagacttatattgctctaaacctgacaaatcatgagagtgaattgAAAGATATTTTAGAATGTGTCACTGATGAAATGCaagacattttaaagagacatttaagcgagtactctgctttaaaatttaacatatttgttgaatgTATGTTTGCCAGTGTTCACAACGagacaatatttcataattttaaaagtaaacatGATGTGCTATATCAGTATTCGGATATCAGGGAATTTATCAACAAACAAAAGGAAAAGATTCTGAAAGAGTTTGAAGAATGTAGTATGAAGGGTTCGGGTTTATTTTATGTCAAATTACATAAATTAGAATtgcgagtaaataaatatacgccATTGATGGGTGGAAGTGCACACATAGAACTTCCTCAAAGGTACAAAAATTCAAAGTCTCTAGTAAACATTGCCAACAGTGATATTTATTGTTTTAAGTATTGCATACTATCgaaatatgttgatagagacaagAACTTTACGTTTAGCTATGAAAATAGACCAGATTTGGAATGTAAATATGATTGGTGTATTGACTTCCCCGTGGGAATTAAGgacattgcaaaatttgaaaaacgcaatgatatttcaataaatgtgtttGCACTTGACGAGAATGATGATGTATTTCCTCTCAGGATGTGTGAAAAGGAATTACCGGATCATAGGGATttgttatacatta CCCATTGA